From Pseudomonas poae, the proteins below share one genomic window:
- a CDS encoding amino acid ABC transporter permease, with translation MNYQLNFAAVWRDFPSLLAGLGLGLELALLSIAIGCVIGLLMAFAMLSRHRALRILASVYVTVVRNTPILVLILLIYFALPSLGIRLDKIPSFIITLSLYAGAYLTEVFRAGLLNIPKGLREAGLAIGLGEWRIRAYITVPVMLRNVLPALSNNFISLFKDTSLAAAIAVPELTYYARKINVESYRVIETWLVTTALYVAACYLIAMLLRYLEQRLAIRR, from the coding sequence ATGAACTATCAGTTGAACTTTGCCGCCGTCTGGCGCGACTTCCCCAGTTTGCTGGCGGGGCTCGGCCTGGGCCTTGAGCTGGCGCTGCTGTCGATCGCCATCGGCTGCGTGATCGGCCTGCTGATGGCCTTTGCCATGCTGTCCAGGCACCGTGCGTTGCGCATTCTGGCGTCGGTATATGTGACGGTTGTGCGCAATACGCCGATCCTGGTGCTGATCCTGTTGATCTACTTTGCGTTGCCCAGCCTGGGCATCCGCCTGGACAAGATCCCCTCGTTCATCATCACCTTGTCGCTGTACGCCGGTGCCTACCTGACCGAAGTGTTCCGCGCGGGGCTGCTGAATATTCCCAAGGGTTTGCGCGAAGCCGGGTTGGCCATCGGCCTTGGCGAGTGGCGTATCCGCGCCTACATCACCGTGCCGGTGATGCTGCGTAACGTGTTGCCTGCGCTGTCGAACAATTTTATTTCGCTGTTCAAGGACACCTCGTTGGCGGCGGCGATTGCCGTGCCGGAGCTGACCTATTACGCCCGCAAGATCAACGTCGAAAGCTACCGGGTGATTGAAACCTGGTTGGTCACGACTGCGCTCTATGTGGCTGCCTGTTACCTCATTGCCATGCTGCTCCGTTACCTGGAACAGCGTTTGGCGATCCGTCGTTAA
- a CDS encoding RidA family protein — protein sequence MSITRYGTGSTAGGGQPRPFARAVEADGWLYVSGQVPAVDGEIITGGIIEQTRQTMRNVVAILEEAGYELKDVVRVGVWLEDPRDFWSFNKVFGEYFTPEHAPARACVQANMMVDCKVEIDCVAYKKKG from the coding sequence ATGAGCATTACTCGTTACGGCACCGGCAGCACCGCCGGCGGTGGCCAGCCCCGTCCCTTTGCCCGCGCCGTGGAAGCGGACGGTTGGCTGTACGTTTCAGGCCAAGTGCCGGCGGTGGACGGCGAAATCATCACCGGCGGGATCATCGAGCAAACCCGGCAGACTATGCGCAATGTGGTGGCGATCCTCGAAGAAGCCGGCTACGAGCTCAAAGACGTAGTGCGCGTTGGCGTATGGCTGGAAGACCCGCGGGACTTCTGGAGTTTCAACAAAGTCTTCGGCGAATACTTCACCCCGGAACACGCCCCGGCGCGGGCCTGTGTGCAGGCCAATATGATGGTCGATTGCAAGGTGGAGATCGATTGCGTGGCGTACAAGAAAAAAGGCTAA
- a CDS encoding thioredoxin family protein — MGAANTVIHDVTEYQRILNEYPLVIALFTSPYCEACLRAGPRFNRIAEKYAGRVKTLLVDTTQTPKIQGVDGTPTLVVYKNALEVENLKGIGSPQEQEELLEDVFSEYALTAPTPPASPAAPPLPPR; from the coding sequence ATGGGCGCTGCAAACACCGTTATTCATGACGTGACCGAATATCAACGGATCCTGAACGAGTATCCGCTGGTCATCGCGTTGTTTACTTCCCCTTACTGTGAGGCGTGCCTGAGGGCCGGCCCACGCTTTAATCGCATTGCCGAAAAGTATGCCGGTCGCGTGAAAACCCTGCTTGTGGATACCACCCAAACCCCCAAGATCCAAGGGGTAGACGGAACGCCTACACTGGTGGTGTACAAAAATGCCCTGGAGGTTGAAAACCTCAAGGGCATTGGTTCACCGCAAGAACAGGAAGAGCTCCTGGAGGATGTATTCAGCGAGTATGCGCTGACGGCTCCAACACCACCTGCGTCACCCGCCGCTCCTCCACTACCGCCACGCTAA
- a CDS encoding amino acid deaminase codes for MSALNAVEKGAAAVGAHLVRDVSLPALVLHRDALEHNIRWMQDFVSQSGAELAPHGKTSMMPALFQRQIAQGAWGITLANAVQTRAAYAGGVRRVLMANQLVGAPNMALIADLLADQDFDFHCMVDHPDNVADLGLFFAARGLRLNVMIEYGVVGGRCGCRSEQEVRDLAKAIKAQPALALTGIEGYEGVIHGEHAISGIRDFAASLVRLAVDLQNNGSFDLPKPIVTASGSAWYDLIAESFEQQNAAGRFLSVLRPGSYVAHDHGIYKEAQCCVLDRRSDLNEGLRPALEVWAHVQSLPEPGFAVIALGKRDVAYDAGLPVPLKRYKAGILPAEGDDVSACKVTAVMDQHAFMSIAPGVELRIGDILSFGTSHPCLTFDKWQVGCLVDEQLQVVESLQTCF; via the coding sequence ATGTCTGCCCTCAATGCCGTTGAAAAGGGTGCCGCCGCCGTCGGTGCCCATCTGGTCCGCGACGTCAGCCTGCCGGCCCTGGTGCTGCACCGCGACGCCCTGGAGCACAATATTCGCTGGATGCAGGACTTTGTCAGCCAGAGCGGCGCCGAACTCGCGCCCCATGGCAAAACCAGCATGATGCCAGCGCTGTTCCAGCGCCAGATCGCCCAAGGCGCCTGGGGCATCACCCTGGCCAATGCCGTGCAGACCCGCGCGGCCTACGCCGGTGGTGTGCGTCGTGTGTTGATGGCCAACCAATTGGTGGGCGCGCCGAACATGGCGCTGATCGCCGACCTGCTGGCGGACCAGGATTTCGACTTCCATTGCATGGTCGACCACCCGGATAACGTCGCCGACCTGGGCCTGTTCTTCGCCGCCCGTGGACTGCGCCTGAACGTGATGATCGAGTACGGCGTGGTCGGCGGCCGTTGCGGTTGCCGCAGCGAGCAGGAGGTGCGTGATCTGGCCAAGGCGATCAAGGCCCAGCCTGCCCTGGCCCTGACCGGCATCGAAGGTTATGAAGGCGTGATCCACGGCGAGCATGCCATCAGCGGCATCCGCGACTTCGCCGCCAGCCTGGTGCGCCTGGCCGTCGACCTGCAAAACAACGGCTCTTTCGATTTGCCCAAGCCCATCGTTACCGCCTCGGGTTCGGCCTGGTATGACCTGATCGCCGAGTCGTTTGAGCAGCAGAACGCCGCCGGCCGCTTCCTCAGCGTGCTGCGCCCCGGCAGCTACGTGGCCCATGACCATGGGATCTACAAAGAGGCGCAGTGCTGCGTGCTCGACCGCCGCAGCGACCTCAATGAGGGCCTGCGCCCGGCGCTGGAAGTCTGGGCCCATGTGCAGTCGCTGCCAGAGCCTGGCTTTGCGGTGATTGCCCTGGGCAAACGGGACGTGGCGTACGACGCGGGTTTGCCGGTGCCGCTCAAGCGCTACAAGGCCGGGATTCTGCCCGCCGAAGGCGATGACGTGAGCGCGTGCAAGGTCACCGCCGTGATGGACCAGCATGCGTTCATGAGCATCGCGCCCGGGGTTGAGCTGCGCATCGGCGACATCCTCTCGTTCGGCACTTCGCACCCTTGCCTGACGTTCGACAAGTGGCAGGTCGGCTGCCTGGTGGATGAGCAGTTGCAGGTGGTCGAGTCTCTGCAGACCTGCTTCTAG
- a CDS encoding amino acid ABC transporter permease, protein MYESPSWLHELWIARDTLWAGFQASVYVSALAIIFGTLIGIVAGLILTYGKFWMRAPFRLYVDLIRGTPVFVLVLACFYMLPALGWQITAFQAGAVGLTLFCGSHVSEIVRGALQAIPRGQLEAGKAIGLTFYQSLGYVLLPQALRQILPTWVNSSTEIVKASTLLSVIGVAELLLSTQQVIARTFMTLEFYLFAGFLFFVINYAIELFGRYIEKRVALP, encoded by the coding sequence ATGTACGAATCCCCCAGCTGGCTGCATGAGTTGTGGATCGCCCGGGACACCCTCTGGGCGGGGTTTCAGGCCAGTGTCTATGTGTCGGCCCTGGCGATTATCTTTGGCACGCTGATCGGTATCGTCGCCGGGTTGATCCTGACGTACGGCAAGTTCTGGATGCGTGCGCCGTTCCGGTTGTACGTCGACCTGATCCGTGGCACCCCGGTGTTTGTGCTGGTACTGGCGTGTTTCTACATGCTGCCGGCGCTGGGTTGGCAGATCACCGCGTTCCAGGCCGGTGCGGTCGGGCTCACGTTGTTCTGCGGCTCCCACGTGTCGGAAATCGTGCGCGGCGCGCTGCAAGCCATCCCCCGTGGGCAACTGGAAGCGGGCAAGGCGATTGGCCTGACGTTCTACCAGTCCCTGGGCTACGTGCTGTTGCCGCAGGCGCTGCGCCAGATTCTGCCGACCTGGGTCAACTCCTCCACGGAAATCGTCAAGGCCTCGACTTTGCTCTCGGTGATCGGCGTGGCCGAGTTGCTGCTGAGCACCCAGCAAGTCATCGCACGTACCTTCATGACCCTGGAGTTCTACCTGTTCGCCGGGTTTCTGTTCTTTGTCATCAACTACGCCATCGAGTTATTCGGGCGCTACATTGAAAAGCGGGTGGCCTTGCCATGA
- a CDS encoding IclR family transcriptional regulator, whose product MTEDTIKRRAKGLDRAFDILDFLKEIGQPLRPNDIASGIGSPKSTVYELVASLLERRILETVGKDGHVYLGRQLYFLGQAHLRHFDLTREADHALQEIVSQTHETAQMCLLNGRKYTVALMREGERHFRISSDIGENAPIPWTASGRLLLGHLSDQQIIDLIDHDDFILPDGQRLALETFLAQIRQATLDGFFSFDSVADTFTHCFAAPVRDAQGISIATLCIVAPRADAIKNYNDYRRVLIDSANNLARRINE is encoded by the coding sequence ATGACCGAAGACACCATCAAACGCCGCGCCAAAGGATTGGACCGTGCATTCGATATCCTCGATTTTCTCAAGGAAATCGGCCAGCCCCTGCGCCCGAATGATATTGCCAGCGGCATCGGCAGCCCCAAATCCACGGTCTACGAATTGGTCGCTTCGCTGCTGGAGCGACGCATCCTCGAAACAGTCGGCAAGGACGGCCACGTCTACCTCGGCCGCCAGCTGTACTTTCTCGGCCAGGCACACTTGCGTCACTTCGATCTGACCCGCGAGGCCGACCACGCCTTGCAGGAAATCGTCAGCCAAACCCACGAAACCGCGCAGATGTGCCTGCTCAACGGGCGCAAATACACGGTGGCGCTGATGCGTGAGGGCGAGCGGCATTTCCGGATTTCCTCGGACATCGGCGAAAACGCGCCGATCCCGTGGACCGCCTCCGGGCGCCTGCTGCTGGGGCACTTGAGCGACCAGCAGATCATCGACCTGATCGACCACGACGACTTCATCCTGCCGGACGGCCAGCGCTTGGCGCTGGAGACCTTCCTGGCGCAAATCCGTCAGGCCACCCTCGATGGGTTCTTTTCCTTCGACAGTGTGGCCGACACCTTTACCCATTGCTTTGCCGCTCCGGTGCGGGATGCGCAGGGCATCAGCATTGCGACTCTGTGCATCGTCGCCCCACGGGCCGACGCGATCAAAAATTACAACGACTATCGCCGGGTGTTGATCGACAGCGCCAACAACCTGGCCCGTCGCATCAACGAATAG
- a CDS encoding amino acid ABC transporter ATP-binding protein → MNQPQTNQPLLNIRGLRKQYGQVEVLKGVDLSMQRGNVVTLIGSSGSGKTTLLRCVNLLEEFQGGQITLDGESIGYSEIAGKRVRHPERVIAQHRAMTGMAFQQFNLFPHLTALQNVTLGLLKVKKMGKDEAVALAEKWLERVGLLERRNHFPGQLSGGQQQRVAIARAIAMNPSLMLFDEVTSALDPELVGEVLSVIKGLAEEGMTMLLVTHEMRFAYEVSDKIVFMNQGRIEEQGTSKDIFERPQSPRLAEFLKNIRF, encoded by the coding sequence ATGAACCAACCTCAAACCAACCAACCGCTGCTGAACATTCGCGGCCTGCGTAAACAATACGGCCAGGTCGAAGTGCTCAAGGGCGTCGACCTGTCCATGCAGCGCGGCAACGTGGTGACGTTGATCGGCTCAAGCGGCTCGGGCAAGACCACGCTGTTGCGCTGCGTCAACCTGCTGGAAGAGTTCCAGGGCGGGCAGATCACCCTGGACGGCGAGTCCATCGGCTACAGCGAGATCGCCGGCAAGCGCGTGCGCCACCCCGAGCGGGTGATCGCCCAGCATCGCGCAATGACCGGTATGGCATTCCAGCAATTCAACCTGTTCCCGCACCTCACCGCTTTGCAAAACGTCACCCTTGGCTTGCTCAAGGTCAAGAAGATGGGCAAGGACGAAGCCGTGGCCCTGGCCGAAAAATGGCTGGAGCGCGTCGGCCTGCTGGAGCGGCGCAATCACTTTCCCGGCCAGTTATCCGGCGGCCAGCAGCAGCGCGTGGCGATTGCCCGCGCCATTGCGATGAACCCCAGCCTGATGCTGTTCGACGAAGTGACCTCGGCCCTCGACCCCGAGCTGGTGGGTGAGGTGCTCAGCGTGATCAAGGGCTTGGCGGAAGAGGGCATGACCATGTTGCTGGTCACCCACGAAATGCGCTTTGCCTATGAAGTCTCGGACAAGATCGTCTTCATGAACCAGGGGCGGATTGAAGAGCAGGGCACCTCGAAGGACATTTTCGAACGCCCGCAATCGCCGCGCCTGGCGGAATTTTTGAAGAACATTCGTTTTTAA
- a CDS encoding sugar kinase — protein MNTQPRIALIGECMIELQHRADGSLQQSFGGDTLNAAVYLRRELGDIGTVDYVTALGDDSFSDAMCAQWAQERLGLAMVQRLPGRLPGLYCIQTDANGERKFLYWRNEAAARDCFTTPTAEPILAALPDYDVVYFSGITLAVLGEIGRERLLQALIETRRRGGRVVFDNNYRPRLWANVEAAREAYRKVLAEVDIALLTEDDECALFGYTDSEQVFAAYTAIEEVVLKRGADACLIRCDGQRFAVPALKVVKVVDTTAAGDSFSAAYLAARLKGDSPQEAGLAGHRLASRVIQVPGALIPR, from the coding sequence ATGAACACACAACCGCGCATCGCCCTGATCGGCGAATGCATGATCGAACTGCAACACCGCGCCGATGGCAGCCTGCAACAGAGCTTCGGCGGCGATACCCTGAACGCCGCGGTGTACCTGCGTCGCGAGCTGGGCGATATCGGCACGGTCGACTACGTCACCGCCCTGGGCGATGACAGTTTCAGCGATGCCATGTGCGCGCAATGGGCGCAAGAGAGGCTTGGCCTGGCCATGGTCCAGCGCCTGCCCGGACGTTTACCTGGGCTGTATTGCATCCAGACGGATGCCAATGGCGAACGCAAATTCCTCTATTGGCGCAATGAAGCGGCCGCCCGCGACTGCTTCACCACGCCGACGGCCGAGCCGATTCTGGCGGCGTTGCCGGACTACGACGTGGTGTATTTCAGCGGCATCACCCTGGCGGTGCTGGGCGAAATCGGGCGTGAGCGCTTGCTGCAAGCCCTGATCGAAACCCGCCGTCGCGGTGGCCGGGTGGTGTTCGACAACAACTACCGGCCGCGCCTGTGGGCCAATGTGGAGGCGGCCCGCGAGGCGTATCGCAAGGTACTGGCCGAAGTGGATATCGCCTTGCTGACCGAAGACGACGAATGTGCGCTGTTCGGTTACACCGACAGCGAGCAGGTGTTTGCGGCATACACGGCGATTGAAGAAGTGGTACTCAAGCGTGGTGCGGATGCGTGTTTGATCCGCTGTGACGGCCAGCGTTTTGCCGTGCCGGCGTTAAAGGTGGTGAAGGTGGTGGATACGACGGCGGCGGGGGATTCGTTCAGTGCGGCGTATTTGGCCGCTCGGCTCAAGGGTGATTCGCCGCAAGAGGCGGGCTTGGCCGGGCATCGGTTGGCGAGTCGGGTGATTCAGGTGCCTGGGGCGTTGATTCCAAGATAG
- a CDS encoding transporter substrate-binding domain-containing protein has product MHHRPSVFKACVFLFAASASLASIVQAADSKLDDVLKRGHLIVGTGSTNAPWHFQGADGKLQGFDIDIGRIVAKGLFNDPSKVEFVVQSSDARIPNLLTDKVDMSCQFITVTASRAQQVAFTLPYYREGVGLLLPNNSKYKEIEDLQAAGDGVTVAVLQNVYAEELVHQALPKAKVDQYDSVDLMYQAVNSGRADAAATDQSSVKYLMVQNPGRYRSPAYAWSPQTYACAVKRGDQDWLNFVNTALHEAMTGVEFPTYKASFKQWFGVDLPEPAIGFPVEFK; this is encoded by the coding sequence ATGCATCACCGACCTTCCGTGTTTAAAGCGTGTGTTTTTCTCTTCGCCGCATCGGCTTCCCTCGCCAGCATCGTGCAGGCGGCGGACAGCAAGCTCGATGATGTGCTCAAGCGTGGGCACCTGATCGTGGGTACAGGCAGTACCAATGCGCCGTGGCACTTCCAGGGAGCGGATGGCAAGTTGCAGGGTTTTGATATCGACATCGGCCGCATTGTGGCCAAGGGCTTGTTCAACGACCCCAGCAAGGTCGAGTTTGTGGTGCAGTCGTCCGACGCACGTATTCCCAACCTGCTGACCGACAAGGTCGACATGAGTTGCCAGTTCATCACCGTCACCGCCAGCCGCGCACAGCAAGTCGCCTTTACCCTGCCGTACTACCGCGAAGGCGTGGGCCTGCTGTTGCCGAACAACAGCAAGTACAAAGAGATTGAAGACCTGCAAGCCGCCGGCGACGGCGTCACCGTGGCCGTGCTGCAAAACGTCTACGCCGAAGAGCTGGTGCACCAGGCGCTGCCCAAGGCCAAGGTCGACCAGTACGACAGCGTCGACCTGATGTACCAGGCCGTGAACTCAGGGCGTGCCGATGCCGCCGCCACCGACCAGTCCTCGGTCAAGTACCTGATGGTGCAGAACCCAGGCCGCTACCGCAGCCCGGCCTACGCCTGGAGCCCGCAAACCTATGCCTGCGCCGTCAAGCGTGGCGACCAGGACTGGCTGAACTTCGTCAACACCGCGCTGCATGAAGCCATGACCGGTGTGGAGTTCCCGACCTACAAGGCCTCGTTCAAACAGTGGTTCGGTGTGGATCTGCCAGAGCCTGCGATTGGTTTCCCTGTTGAATTCAAGTGA
- a CDS encoding acetoacetate--CoA ligase, producing MSDILWQPSPERIAHTRMDQFRRFINQRYSVQLGDYAALHQWSIDQRPDFWQSIVAFFDVQFRSPPTATLIEDSEMPSAQWFPGATLNFAEHLLRRRDEHPAVVAVGEDGQREQLSHAELAAHVAGLQKSLRAAGVGVGDRVAACMPNTWQTLVGMLATTSLGAIWSCSSPDFGTQGVIDRFGQIEPKVLITCAGYCYAGKTIDQSAKLNEILERLPSLEQLIIVPYARPQARVEDYQTQAQVALWNDFYQPGGEPEFVAVPFDHPLYILYSSGTTGVPKCIIHGTGGVLLTHLKEHGLHADLSREDCLFYYTTCGWMMWNWLVSVLALGATAVLYDGSPFHPGPERLIDLIDAEKISVFGTSPKFLATLEKAGLQPRLSHDLGSLKGLISTGSPLSPQSYDYVYREIKRELCLSSMSGGTDIVSCFVIGNPVLPVRRGEMQCKSLAMAIEVWDDQGRPLIGEKGELVCTRHFPAMPIGLWNDPDQRKLRASYFSQFPGVWAQGDYAEQRPNGSLLIHGRSDAVLNPGGVRIGTAEIYRQVEKVPQVLESLAIGQRWQDDVRVVLFVRLNDGIALDEALEQQIRQVIRANTTPRHVPAKIVAVTDIPRTISGKIVELAVRNVVHGEPVKNTDALANPEALAQFRDRPELA from the coding sequence ATGTCCGACATCCTCTGGCAACCCTCCCCCGAACGCATCGCCCACACGCGGATGGACCAGTTCCGGCGCTTCATCAACCAACGCTACAGCGTGCAGCTTGGCGACTACGCTGCCCTGCACCAGTGGAGCATCGACCAGCGGCCCGATTTCTGGCAGTCCATCGTCGCGTTTTTCGACGTGCAGTTTCGCAGCCCACCCACCGCGACGCTGATCGAAGACAGCGAAATGCCCAGCGCCCAGTGGTTTCCCGGCGCCACGCTGAACTTTGCCGAGCACCTGCTGCGCCGTCGCGACGAGCACCCGGCAGTAGTCGCCGTCGGCGAGGACGGCCAGCGCGAACAACTGAGCCACGCCGAATTGGCCGCACACGTTGCCGGCCTGCAAAAGAGCCTGCGGGCTGCAGGTGTCGGCGTGGGTGATCGGGTGGCCGCGTGCATGCCCAATACCTGGCAAACCCTGGTGGGCATGCTGGCGACCACCAGCCTGGGCGCGATCTGGTCGTGCTCCTCGCCGGACTTCGGCACCCAGGGCGTGATCGACCGTTTCGGCCAGATCGAGCCCAAGGTGCTGATCACCTGCGCGGGCTATTGCTACGCCGGCAAAACCATCGACCAAAGCGCCAAGCTGAATGAGATCCTCGAACGCCTGCCGTCCCTGGAACAGTTGATTATCGTGCCCTACGCACGCCCTCAAGCACGCGTCGAGGACTACCAGACCCAGGCTCAAGTCGCCCTCTGGAACGACTTCTACCAGCCTGGCGGCGAGCCTGAATTTGTCGCGGTGCCGTTCGATCACCCGCTGTACATCCTCTACTCCAGCGGCACCACCGGCGTGCCAAAATGCATCATCCACGGCACCGGCGGCGTGCTGCTCACCCACCTCAAAGAGCACGGCCTGCATGCCGACCTGTCCAGGGAGGACTGCCTGTTCTACTACACCACCTGCGGCTGGATGATGTGGAACTGGCTGGTATCGGTGCTGGCCCTGGGCGCCACGGCGGTGCTGTATGACGGCTCGCCCTTTCACCCCGGCCCCGAACGCTTGATCGACCTGATCGATGCGGAAAAAATCAGCGTGTTCGGCACCAGCCCCAAGTTCCTCGCCACCCTGGAAAAGGCCGGGCTGCAACCCCGCCTGAGCCATGATTTGGGCAGCCTCAAAGGGCTGATCTCCACCGGCTCACCGCTGTCACCCCAGAGCTACGACTACGTGTACCGCGAGATCAAGCGCGAGCTGTGCCTGTCGTCGATGTCGGGCGGCACCGATATCGTCTCGTGCTTTGTGATCGGCAACCCGGTATTGCCGGTGCGCCGTGGTGAGATGCAGTGCAAGAGCCTGGCGATGGCGATTGAGGTGTGGGACGACCAGGGGCGGCCGCTGATCGGTGAAAAAGGCGAACTGGTGTGCACCCGGCATTTTCCGGCCATGCCCATCGGGCTGTGGAATGACCCGGACCAGCGCAAACTGCGCGCCTCGTATTTCAGTCAGTTTCCCGGCGTGTGGGCCCAGGGCGACTACGCCGAACAGCGCCCGAATGGCAGCCTGCTGATTCACGGGCGCTCCGACGCCGTGCTCAACCCCGGCGGCGTGCGCATTGGCACGGCGGAGATTTATCGCCAAGTGGAAAAGGTCCCGCAAGTCCTCGAAAGCCTGGCCATCGGCCAGCGCTGGCAGGACGATGTGCGCGTGGTGCTGTTTGTGCGACTCAACGACGGCATCGCGCTGGATGAAGCCCTGGAGCAGCAGATTCGCCAGGTGATCCGCGCCAACACCACGCCACGGCATGTGCCGGCGAAGATCGTGGCGGTCACTGATATCCCGCGCACCATCAGCGGCAAGATCGTCGAACTGGCAGTGCGCAATGTGGTGCATGGCGAGCCGGTGAAAAACACCGACGCACTGGCAAACCCGGAGGCCCTGGCGCAGTTTCGCGACCGCCCTGAACTGGCGTAA
- a CDS encoding peptidylprolyl isomerase: protein MKAQARHILVKTSEEAEQLKQRIAKGEAFDVLAKKYSTCPSGKRGGDLGEVRPGQMVGAIDTVIFKKPVKVVHGPIKSKFGYHLVQVFYRD, encoded by the coding sequence ATGAAAGCCCAAGCCCGTCACATCCTGGTGAAAACCAGCGAAGAAGCCGAACAGCTCAAGCAGCGCATTGCCAAGGGCGAAGCGTTTGATGTGCTGGCCAAGAAGTACTCCACCTGCCCGTCCGGCAAGCGCGGCGGTGATCTGGGTGAAGTGCGGCCGGGGCAGATGGTGGGGGCAATTGACACGGTGATCTTCAAGAAGCCGGTGAAGGTGGTTCACGGGCCGATCAAGAGCAAGTTCGGGTATCACCTGGTGCAGGTGTTTTACCGCGACTAA
- a CDS encoding TerC family protein yields MEWLADPTAWLGLLTLIVLELVLGIDNLVFIAILADKLPPEQRDRARLIGLSLALLMRLGLLASISWLVTLTQPLFEVFDKSFSGRDLIMLFGGVFLLFKATMELHERLEGHVAQRTGNVAYAMFWPIVAQIVVLDAVFSLDAVITAVGMVDELAVMMIAVIVSIGLMIVASKPLTRFVNAHPTVIMLCLGFLMMIGFALTAEGLGFHIPKGYLYAAIGFSILIEVFNQIARSRRKKSAQGVLPVRERTAHAVMRLLGGRSLAVEEVDEEVADLLGEPDAAQGPLFDRRERVMISGVLQLAERPIRSLMTPRAKVDCIDLADDPDTIRLKLMHSSYSRLPLIRNGAVDEPLGFVHKKELLKEYLSGNEPNLEHLARRAINLLESFSILNALEQMRQESTHIAFVINEFGDFMGVLSMTDILESIAGELPDASEIEGPDIVEQGRGFRANGALNLNLVRQRTGFKAAATEDYQTLAGLVMSLLDRLPVVGDSLEHEGWRLSVAVVEERRVTQVVLEPSAHTR; encoded by the coding sequence ATGGAATGGTTAGCGGATCCAACGGCCTGGCTCGGCCTGTTGACCTTGATTGTGCTGGAACTGGTGCTGGGCATCGATAACCTGGTGTTTATCGCGATCCTGGCGGACAAGCTGCCGCCGGAGCAGCGCGACCGGGCGCGGTTGATCGGTTTGTCCCTGGCGCTGCTGATGCGCCTTGGCTTGCTGGCGAGTATTTCATGGCTCGTAACGCTCACGCAGCCGCTGTTCGAGGTGTTCGACAAGAGCTTCTCCGGCCGTGATCTGATCATGCTGTTTGGTGGTGTGTTCCTGCTGTTCAAGGCCACCATGGAATTGCATGAGCGCCTTGAGGGGCATGTGGCTCAGCGCACCGGCAATGTGGCGTATGCGATGTTCTGGCCAATCGTGGCGCAAATCGTGGTGCTCGACGCGGTGTTTTCCCTCGACGCGGTGATTACCGCCGTGGGCATGGTGGATGAGTTGGCTGTGATGATGATCGCGGTGATCGTGTCCATCGGCCTGATGATCGTGGCGAGCAAGCCGCTGACCCGCTTCGTCAATGCGCACCCGACGGTGATCATGCTGTGCCTGGGCTTTTTGATGATGATCGGTTTTGCCCTGACCGCCGAAGGCCTGGGTTTCCATATTCCGAAGGGTTACCTGTATGCGGCGATTGGTTTCTCGATCCTGATCGAAGTGTTTAACCAGATTGCCCGCTCCCGTCGCAAGAAATCCGCGCAAGGCGTGTTGCCGGTGCGTGAGCGTACTGCCCATGCGGTGATGCGTTTGCTCGGCGGTCGCAGCCTGGCGGTGGAAGAAGTGGATGAGGAGGTGGCGGACCTGCTGGGTGAGCCGGATGCCGCGCAAGGCCCGCTGTTCGACCGGCGCGAACGCGTGATGATCAGTGGTGTGCTGCAATTGGCCGAGCGGCCGATTCGCAGCTTGATGACCCCGCGGGCCAAGGTGGACTGCATTGATCTGGCGGACGATCCCGACACTATCCGCCTGAAGTTGATGCATTCGTCCTACTCACGGCTGCCGTTGATCCGCAACGGTGCTGTGGATGAGCCATTAGGCTTTGTGCACAAGAAAGAGCTGCTCAAGGAGTACCTGTCCGGCAACGAGCCGAACCTGGAACACCTGGCGCGCCGAGCGATCAACCTGCTGGAGAGTTTTTCGATCCTCAACGCCCTGGAGCAAATGCGCCAGGAGTCGACCCATATCGCGTTCGTGATCAACGAGTTTGGCGATTTCATGGGCGTGTTGAGCATGACCGATATCCTCGAATCCATCGCCGGTGAATTGCCGGATGCCAGCGAGATCGAAGGGCCGGATATTGTCGAGCAGGGCCGGGGCTTTCGCGCCAATGGTGCGCTGAACCTGAACCTGGTTCGCCAGCGTACCGGCTTCAAGGCTGCCGCGACCGAGGACTACCAGACCCTGGCGGGCCTGGTGATGAGCCTGTTGGATCGCTTGCCGGTGGTCGGCGACAGCCTTGAGCATGAAGGCTGGCGCCTTAGCGTGGCGGTAGTGGAGGAGCGGCGGGTGACGCAGGTGGTGTTGGAGCCGTCAGCGCATACTCGCTGA